From one Thermomicrobiales bacterium genomic stretch:
- a CDS encoding type I restriction endonuclease subunit R — protein MPTDTTEHGLEDLIVATMTGHRTTAESGGLNDERPAYGGAGYMLGHSADYDRAHAVDLDKLLAFLRPTQPAVYDRLDLAEDTPSRGKFLGRLQGEIERRGVIDVLRKGIDDRSAHIDLFYGTPSPGNESAAARYAANIFSVTRQLRYSADETQLALDLVLFINGLPVATFELKNSLTKQTVTDAVEQYKRDRDPRELLFHLGRCLAHFAVDDSQVQFTTELRGESSWFLPFDKGYDDGAGNPPNPSGLKTDYLWREILTRDGLTDIIENYAQIVAEKDDRSRRKSRRQIFPRYHQLDVVRKLLADVSARGAGRRYLIQHSAGSGKSNSIAWLVHQMVGLQRDGGEVFDSIIVVTDRRVLDKQIRDTIRQFAQVGNTVGHAEQSGDLRRFISSGKKIIITTIQKFPFILDEIGDEHSGRRFAIVIDEAHSSQGGRTAAQMHRALAGVTAEDDDTYEDQINRIMETRKMLPNASYFAFTATPKNKTLEIFGERDNASGIVKPRPFHSYTMKQAIQEGFILDVLKNYTPVQSYYRLMKTVEDDPEYDVRKAKKKLRRYVESHDRAIRSKAEIMVDHFHEQVIDRRKIGGAARAMVVTGSIERAIDYYMAFTDYLRERKSPYRAIVAFSGEPEYQGEKVTEASLNGFPSSKIEERIREDPYRFLICADKFQTGYDEPLLHTMYVDKPLSGVKAVQTLSRLNRAHPQKHDTFVLDFQNNADMIRASFEPYYRTTILSEETDPNKLHDLKADLDGYQVYEQGQVDALVERYLGGADRDKLDPILDTCVATYNEELDEDGQVDFKAKAKAFPRTYEFLSSILPYSNVGWEKLSIFLNFLTPKLPAPKEDDLSKGILEAIDMDSYRVEVRSALAIALADADGPIGPVPMSVGGYVPEPEIEPLSSIIKTFNDLFGNIEWHDDDKIRYLIAEEIPRKVAANRAYQNAIRNSDKQNAEIEHEKALKGVITDLMSDHLELFKQFQDNQAFRKWLRDTVFAATYTGPPS, from the coding sequence CGGCGGCGCGGGTTACATGCTGGGACACTCGGCCGACTACGACCGCGCCCACGCCGTCGACCTGGACAAGCTGCTGGCGTTCCTGCGCCCGACCCAGCCGGCCGTCTACGACCGGCTCGACCTCGCCGAGGACACGCCGTCGCGCGGGAAGTTTCTGGGGCGGTTGCAGGGCGAGATCGAGCGGCGCGGGGTTATCGACGTGCTGCGCAAGGGCATCGACGACCGCTCGGCGCACATCGACCTGTTCTACGGAACGCCCTCGCCGGGCAACGAGTCGGCCGCCGCGCGCTACGCGGCCAACATCTTCAGCGTCACCCGCCAGCTGCGCTACAGCGCCGACGAGACGCAGCTGGCGCTCGACCTCGTCCTGTTCATCAACGGGCTGCCGGTCGCCACGTTCGAATTGAAGAACAGCCTCACCAAGCAGACCGTCACCGACGCCGTCGAGCAGTACAAGCGCGACCGCGACCCGCGCGAGCTGCTGTTTCACCTCGGGCGCTGCCTGGCCCACTTCGCGGTAGACGACAGCCAGGTTCAGTTCACGACCGAGCTGCGCGGCGAAAGCTCGTGGTTCCTGCCGTTCGACAAGGGCTACGACGACGGCGCCGGCAACCCGCCGAATCCGAGCGGGCTCAAGACCGACTACCTCTGGCGCGAGATCCTCACCCGCGACGGCCTGACCGACATCATCGAGAACTACGCCCAGATCGTCGCGGAGAAGGACGACCGCTCCCGGCGCAAGTCGCGCAGGCAGATCTTCCCGCGCTACCACCAGCTCGACGTCGTGCGGAAGCTGCTGGCCGATGTGTCGGCGCGGGGAGCGGGGCGGCGCTACCTGATCCAGCACTCGGCCGGCAGCGGCAAGAGCAACTCGATCGCCTGGCTCGTCCATCAGATGGTCGGCCTGCAGCGCGATGGTGGTGAGGTCTTCGACTCCATCATCGTCGTCACCGACCGGCGGGTGCTCGACAAGCAGATCCGCGACACGATCAGGCAGTTCGCGCAGGTTGGCAACACCGTCGGCCACGCCGAACAATCCGGCGATCTGCGCCGCTTCATCAGCAGCGGCAAGAAGATCATCATCACCACGATCCAGAAGTTCCCCTTCATCCTCGACGAGATCGGCGACGAACACAGCGGCCGTCGGTTCGCCATCGTCATCGACGAGGCGCACTCCAGCCAGGGCGGTCGCACAGCAGCCCAGATGCATCGCGCGCTGGCGGGTGTGACCGCTGAGGATGATGACACCTACGAAGACCAGATCAACCGCATCATGGAGACGCGCAAGATGCTGCCGAACGCCAGCTATTTCGCGTTCACGGCAACGCCGAAGAACAAGACACTGGAGATCTTTGGCGAGCGCGACAACGCCAGCGGTATCGTCAAGCCACGTCCGTTCCACAGCTACACGATGAAGCAGGCCATTCAGGAAGGGTTCATCCTCGACGTCCTCAAGAACTACACGCCCGTCCAGAGCTACTATCGCCTGATGAAGACGGTCGAGGACGACCCGGAGTACGACGTTCGCAAGGCGAAGAAGAAGTTACGCCGTTACGTCGAATCGCACGATCGGGCCATCCGCAGCAAGGCCGAGATCATGGTCGACCACTTCCACGAGCAGGTCATCGACCGACGAAAGATCGGCGGAGCGGCTCGGGCAATGGTCGTCACCGGCAGCATCGAGCGGGCAATCGACTACTACATGGCGTTCACCGACTACCTTCGCGAGCGTAAGAGCCCATACCGGGCGATCGTCGCCTTCTCAGGTGAGCCGGAATATCAGGGCGAGAAGGTCACCGAGGCGTCGCTCAACGGGTTCCCGAGTAGCAAGATCGAGGAGCGGATTCGTGAGGATCCGTACCGCTTCCTGATCTGCGCCGACAAGTTCCAGACCGGCTACGACGAGCCGCTGCTGCACACGATGTACGTCGATAAGCCGCTATCCGGTGTCAAGGCGGTCCAGACCCTCTCGCGGCTGAACCGCGCGCACCCGCAGAAGCACGACACGTTCGTGCTGGACTTCCAGAACAACGCCGACATGATTCGCGCCTCGTTCGAGCCGTACTACCGCACGACGATCCTTAGCGAGGAGACCGACCCGAACAAGCTCCACGACCTCAAGGCCGACCTGGACGGCTATCAGGTCTACGAACAGGGGCAGGTCGACGCGCTGGTCGAGCGCTACCTCGGCGGCGCAGACCGCGACAAGCTCGACCCGATCCTCGACACCTGCGTGGCGACCTACAATGAGGAACTGGACGAGGACGGCCAGGTCGACTTCAAGGCCAAGGCCAAGGCGTTCCCACGGACCTACGAGTTCCTGTCGTCGATCCTGCCCTATTCCAACGTCGGCTGGGAGAAGCTGTCGATCTTCCTGAACTTTCTGACGCCGAAGCTGCCGGCCCCGAAGGAGGACGACCTCTCAAAGGGCATCCTCGAAGCGATCGACATGGACAGCTACCGCGTCGAGGTTCGCTCAGCGCTGGCGATTGCGCTGGCCGACGCAGACGGCCCCATTGGGCCAGTGCCGATGTCAGTGGGCGGTTATGTTCCCGAGCCGGAGATTGAGCCGCTCAGCAGCATCATCAAGACGTTCAACGACCTGTTCGGCAATATCGAATGGCACGACGACGACAAGATTCGCTACCTGATTGCCGAGGAGATCCCGCGCAAGGTCGCCGCCAATCGAGCGTATCAAAACGCAATAAGAAACTCCGACAAGCAGAACGCAGAGATTGAGCACGAGAAGGCGCTAAAGGGCGTTATCACTGACCTGATGTCAGATCATCTCGAACTGTTCAAGCAGTTTCAGGACAATCAGGCGTTCCGCAAGTGGCTCAGGGACACCGTCTTCGCCGCGACGTATACCGGGCCGCCATCCTAG